A window of the Thermoleophilia bacterium SCSIO 60948 genome harbors these coding sequences:
- the acpP gene encoding acyl carrier protein, producing the protein MSDRNEVLAKVREHLSAELGVPADSITESTSFRDDLDADSLDLYELVMELEDSYGIRVEPEHAARIVTVGDAVDFVAERVAV; encoded by the coding sequence ATGAGTGATCGCAACGAGGTCTTGGCGAAGGTGCGCGAGCACCTGTCGGCCGAGCTCGGCGTCCCGGCCGACAGCATCACCGAATCGACCAGCTTCCGCGACGATCTCGATGCCGACTCGCTCGACCTCTACGAGCTCGTCATGGAGCTCGAGGACTCCTACGGGATCCGCGTCGAACCCGAGCACGCGGCGCGGATCGTGACCGTCGGAGACGCGGTCGACTTCGTCGCCGAGCGGGTCGCGGTCTAG
- a CDS encoding ribonuclease III has protein sequence MELAAVPDEVEPRARALAELIAALPPDLHDRSLAHASWVDSRPDSYGRLAFLGDGVLGLAVARHLFDAHPRADIGRLTKVHGQAVSGRACAEVARELGLPALVAERAPRDRDSAIGVEALLASERAVSSICEAVIGACHIHHGAEPTAAAVLEAFSDQIRLASEEMIDFKSALQERVARDGHRARYQVTNEDGPAHERMFEVAVLVAGEEAGRGAGRSKKAAEQAAAEVALAAIEAG, from the coding sequence ATGGAGCTCGCCGCGGTCCCCGACGAGGTCGAGCCCAGGGCGCGGGCGCTCGCCGAGTTGATCGCGGCGCTGCCGCCCGACCTCCATGATCGGTCGCTGGCCCACGCATCGTGGGTCGACTCTCGCCCCGACTCCTACGGGCGCCTCGCGTTCCTCGGCGATGGCGTGCTCGGCCTGGCGGTCGCCCGTCACCTGTTCGACGCACACCCTCGCGCCGACATCGGCCGGCTGACCAAGGTCCACGGCCAGGCTGTGTCCGGGCGCGCCTGTGCCGAGGTCGCGCGCGAGCTCGGTCTGCCCGCCCTCGTCGCCGAGCGCGCGCCTCGCGACCGCGACAGCGCGATCGGCGTCGAGGCGCTCCTGGCGTCCGAGCGCGCGGTCTCGTCGATCTGCGAGGCGGTCATCGGCGCCTGTCACATCCATCACGGTGCCGAGCCCACCGCCGCCGCCGTGCTCGAGGCGTTCTCGGATCAGATCCGGCTCGCCTCCGAGGAGATGATCGACTTCAAATCGGCGCTCCAGGAGCGAGTCGCCCGCGATGGCCACCGCGCCCGCTACCAGGTGACGAACGAGGACGGCCCGGCCCACGAGCGGATGTTCGAGGTAGCGGTGCTCGTCGCCGGCGAGGAGGCGGGACGCGGCGCCGGCCGCTCGAAGAAGGCAGCCGAACAGGCGGCCGCCGAGGTTGCGCTGGCCGCAATCGAGGCCGGCTGA
- a CDS encoding AAA family ATPase: MHLSSINIKGFKSFSERTELAFSPGVSVIVGPNGCGKSNITDAVLWALGEQSPLSVRGSSMQDMIFAGGEGRGPSQAAEVEVVLDCSDGGDPSPLGFSEISVRRRLDRSGEGEYRLNGARCRLADVVEALSDANLGQEMHSVISQGRVEEIVHSKPRQRRALVEEAAGLGKHRKRRRRAQLKLERTQDNLDRALDVEREARSRLRPLKRQAEAADIHARLEREAAELRAVLLAAELGSHDSDLSAAESRAKAAREERGSIDAELAKAGERRSAIEAELAERDRERSVVWEGLSGMRGDHERLTVRGEALVARRADVLQAVERRRARLGALADELDRLGEPSDGEDPVGAGLDRIADALGEATAGLDAARAAAGDDQRLAGLGRVRSAGERANGLARRLEELLGRRRQGSLTSRLEDEARIAELIAELADSTAKARDAVGARVSALEARIVGERQGDDVADRLRACSRAEAEIQGRLRIASDKLTEAQVAVAHLGERRGEAAAELARVAEVLGRDLEASTEPLDDERRFEIEQKLSRVARRREALGPVNPLAQSEYDEALAHVEELETQRTDLEAALSELRGLIRETDATIEREFAETFAATERNFTELVEHLFPGGKGRLRLVSERTPEPVLGGAAPGGDAEEGSAEPDSGAEEASSDEESGPDPTEGVEIEVTPSGKATRKLSLLSGGEKALVALAFVFSVFLARPSPFYILDEVEAALDDANIDRFLQLVRRFSDRAQFVIVTHQKRTMDCADVLYGVSMGGGGVTKVVSRKFDDGVRRLTEAA, translated from the coding sequence ATGCACCTCAGCTCGATCAACATCAAGGGCTTCAAGTCCTTCTCGGAGCGCACCGAGCTCGCCTTCTCGCCCGGCGTCAGCGTGATCGTCGGGCCGAACGGCTGCGGTAAGTCGAACATCACCGACGCGGTCCTCTGGGCGCTCGGCGAGCAGAGCCCGCTGAGCGTCCGTGGCTCCTCGATGCAGGACATGATCTTCGCCGGCGGCGAGGGTCGTGGGCCGAGCCAGGCCGCCGAGGTCGAGGTCGTCCTCGACTGCTCGGACGGCGGTGATCCCTCCCCGCTCGGCTTCTCTGAGATCTCGGTACGCCGCCGGCTCGATCGAAGCGGCGAGGGCGAGTACCGCCTGAACGGCGCCCGCTGCCGGCTGGCCGACGTCGTCGAGGCCCTGTCCGACGCCAACCTCGGCCAGGAGATGCACTCGGTCATAAGCCAGGGCCGGGTCGAGGAGATCGTCCACTCCAAGCCGCGCCAGCGCCGCGCGCTCGTCGAGGAGGCCGCTGGGCTCGGCAAGCACCGCAAGCGCCGCCGCCGTGCCCAGCTCAAGCTCGAGCGCACCCAGGACAATCTCGACCGTGCGCTCGACGTCGAGCGCGAGGCACGCTCGCGGCTGCGGCCGCTCAAGCGCCAGGCCGAGGCGGCCGACATCCACGCGCGGCTCGAGCGTGAGGCGGCCGAGCTGCGCGCCGTCCTGCTCGCCGCCGAGCTCGGCTCGCACGACAGCGACCTTTCGGCCGCCGAGTCGCGAGCGAAGGCCGCCCGTGAGGAGCGCGGCTCGATCGACGCTGAGCTCGCGAAGGCCGGCGAGCGCCGCTCGGCGATCGAGGCCGAGCTGGCCGAACGCGACCGCGAGCGCTCCGTCGTCTGGGAGGGGTTGAGCGGGATGCGCGGCGACCACGAGCGACTGACCGTTCGTGGCGAGGCGCTCGTCGCCCGCCGCGCCGACGTTCTGCAAGCCGTCGAGCGGCGCCGGGCCCGGCTCGGCGCCCTCGCCGACGAGCTCGACAGGCTCGGCGAGCCGAGCGACGGCGAGGATCCGGTCGGCGCCGGGCTCGACCGGATCGCCGACGCGCTGGGCGAGGCGACCGCTGGGCTCGACGCCGCCCGCGCCGCGGCCGGCGACGACCAGCGGCTCGCGGGCCTCGGCAGGGTCCGCTCCGCGGGTGAGCGCGCGAACGGCCTTGCCCGGCGGCTCGAGGAGCTGCTCGGCCGTCGTCGCCAGGGCTCGCTGACCTCACGGCTCGAGGACGAGGCGCGGATCGCCGAGCTGATCGCCGAGCTCGCGGATTCGACCGCGAAGGCGCGCGACGCCGTCGGCGCCCGCGTCTCAGCGCTCGAGGCGCGGATCGTCGGCGAGCGCCAGGGCGACGACGTCGCCGATCGCCTGCGCGCCTGCTCGCGCGCCGAGGCGGAGATCCAGGGGCGGCTGCGGATCGCCTCCGACAAGCTGACCGAGGCCCAGGTGGCGGTCGCCCATCTCGGCGAACGCCGCGGCGAGGCGGCGGCGGAGCTCGCCCGCGTCGCCGAGGTCCTCGGCCGGGACCTCGAGGCATCGACCGAGCCGCTCGACGACGAGCGGCGCTTCGAGATCGAGCAGAAGCTCTCCAGGGTGGCCCGCCGACGGGAGGCGCTCGGGCCCGTCAACCCGCTCGCCCAGTCCGAGTACGACGAGGCGCTCGCGCACGTCGAGGAGCTCGAGACCCAGCGCACCGACCTCGAGGCCGCGCTGAGCGAGCTGCGCGGTCTGATCCGCGAGACCGACGCGACGATCGAGCGCGAGTTCGCCGAGACCTTCGCCGCGACCGAGCGCAACTTCACCGAGCTGGTCGAGCATCTGTTCCCCGGCGGCAAGGGCCGTCTGCGCCTCGTCTCCGAGCGCACCCCCGAGCCCGTGCTGGGCGGCGCGGCGCCGGGTGGCGACGCCGAGGAAGGGTCGGCCGAGCCGGATTCGGGCGCCGAGGAGGCGTCGAGCGACGAGGAGTCGGGGCCCGATCCGACGGAGGGGGTCGAAATCGAGGTCACCCCGTCGGGCAAGGCGACGCGCAAGCTCTCGCTGCTCTCGGGCGGGGAGAAGGCGCTGGTCGCGCTCGCCTTCGTCTTCTCGGTCTTCCTGGCGCGACCGTCGCCCTTCTACATACTCGACGAGGTCGAGGCCGCGCTCGACGACGCCAACATCGATCGCTTCCTCCAGCTCGTCCGGCGCTTCTCCGACCGCGCCCAGTTCGTCATCGTCACCCACCAGAAGCGCACGATGGACTGCGCCGACGTCCTCTACGGAGTCTCGATGGGCGGCGGTGGCGTGACCAAGGTCGTCTCGCGCAAGTTCGACGATGGCGTGAGGCGTCTGACCGAAGCCGCCTAG